A segment of the Candidatus Neomarinimicrobiota bacterium genome:
ATGTTTGAGCAGACGCTCAGTCTCGGCCAGCGTAAAGGCCTCCTGCTCGCAGAACACGTAAAAAAACCGCGCAAGCTGCCGCTCCTTGACCTCCACGGCGGTCCGCTCTACCAGCCGCAGATAGCCCTCCCGATCGGTGGCGTAGTCGCTGGGCAGCACGTGAGCCCCCAGGTAGGTAGACACCACCCGTGGCAGATCGGCCCCGGTGAGCCGTTGAGCCACTTCCAGCATTTTCAGCTCTGTCTCCCGGTCCAGGCCGTAGCCGCTTTTGATCTCCATAGTGGTGGTGCCGTGCCGGTAGCACCGCCGGGCCCAAAGGCTTGCATTATCCAACAACTCATCGGTTGAGGCTGCCCGGGTAGCCCGCACCGTGCTCCGGATACCGCCCCCCTTACGCAGGATCTCCAGGTAGGGCTGTCCCTGCATGCGATCCTCCCATTCGGCCGAGCGCTCACCGGCGAACACCAGGTGGGTGTGGGGGTCCACAAAACCGGGCAGCACCACCCCGCCGCCGGCGTCAATGATCTGATCGTCAGGTAGGGGATAGGCCTTACGCAGGTCGGCGCTTTTCCCCACCTCCTGTATCCTGCCACCTGCCACTGCCACTGCTCCTTCTTCAATAACAGCCAGCCGCCCCTGGTCCGCTCCCCGGGCCGGCGCCTGGGAAAAGCCCGCGCAGGTGACCACCTCGGCGGCGTTGACGATCAGCAGGTCGGCGATAGATGCCATCTATTATTACGGAAGTTTGATATCCTTTGCGGTGACAGTCTGCCGGGCTATTTCGTAACCCGACAGGGCGTGGCGTGCCACCCCGATTCCGGGGTCTACCGTCAGCACCCGGTTCAACCGCTCGGCCCGCTCGCTAGTGCCGTCGGCCACGATCACCATCCCGGCGTGCAGGGCGTTACCGATGCCCACGCCCCCACCGTGATGAAAGGAGACCCAGGAGGCACCGGCTGCGGTGTTCAGGGCAAAGTTGAGCAGGGGCCAGTCGGCCACGGCGTCGGAGCCGTCCAGCATGCCCTCGGTCTCCCGGTCCGGGGAGGCCACCGAGCCAGTGTCCAGGTGATCGCGGCCAATGACGATGGGGGCCGTTACTTTCCCGTCAGCGATCAGCCGGTTGATGGCCTCCCCGAACGTGGCGCGCTCGCCGTAGCCCAGCCAGCAGATGCGGGCGGGCAGGCCCAGGCTGGGCACCTTCTCGGACACCAGTTTGATCCACCGCGTGAGTCCTTCGTTAGCGGGGAACAGCCGCAGCAGTTCGCTATCGATGGTGCTGATATCGCGGGGATCGCCGGAGAGGGCCACCCAGCGGAAGGGCCCCAGCCCCCGGCTGAACAGCGGGCGAATGTAGGCTGGCACGAAGCCGGGGTAGAGGTAGGCGCCCTGTCCATCCCGCACGGTGAGGCCGGCCGCCTCAGCCTGGGCGCGCAGGTTGTTCCCGTAGTCGAAGGCCACGGCCCCCTGGCGCTGCATGTCCAGAATGGCCTCCACGTGCCCGGCGATGGTGGCCAGCGAGCGGCGATGATACTCCTCCAAATCGCGGCTGCGCAA
Coding sequences within it:
- a CDS encoding amidohydrolase family protein, translating into MASIADLLIVNAAEVVTCAGFSQAPARGADQGRLAVIEEGAVAVAGGRIQEVGKSADLRKAYPLPDDQIIDAGGGVVLPGFVDPHTHLVFAGERSAEWEDRMQGQPYLEILRKGGGIRSTVRATRAASTDELLDNASLWARRCYRHGTTTMEIKSGYGLDRETELKMLEVAQRLTGADLPRVVSTYLGAHVLPSDYATDREGYLRLVERTAVEVKERQLARFFYVFCEQEAFTLAETERLLKH